A single Vigna radiata var. radiata cultivar VC1973A chromosome 8, Vradiata_ver6, whole genome shotgun sequence DNA region contains:
- the LOC106770269 gene encoding ubiquitin-like-specific protease 1A, with protein sequence MEGASTDDKGRDLVIANFVDGGIHAPSTNENIDFSIVYKTCTSMLCDDGAVVLVEVSNNMLTCTDLQCLKPRAKIDNMVMLFATGMIVYNELHIAGMISRCFFNPFFATMVMERLKIPKKKREPLTQTDYHHWFQPQSFALNVLLRAQFLFVPSVGDDHWWCYAVNCQSRELFILDPLGHKRRSRKKIDKAIVATLQELFNMIDIDSNYKEQELNVIEEDLPVQPNTYDCGMLVIKYMELWDHTPKFDGNKIPDYTTDQLQVLRKQMVCEWTLHKDNVHRSLVLKKCGMAD encoded by the exons ATGGAGGGAGCTTCGACAGATGACAAAGGAAGAGATTTAGTCATTGCGAATTTTGTGGATGGGGGCATTCATGCACCTTCCACAAATGAGAACAttgatttttcaattgtttaCAAAACTTGCACTTCAATGCTTTGTGATGATGGTGCTGT AGTACTTGTAGAGGTGTCAAACAACATGTTGACCTGTACAGACTTACAATGCTTAAAACCGCGTGCAAAAATTGATAACATG GTTATGTTGTTTGCCACAGGGATGATTGTGTATAATGAGTTGCACATAGCAGGAATGATTAGTCGCTGTTTTTTCAATCCTTTTTTTGCG ACAATGGTCATGGAAAGGCTGAAGATTCCTAAGAAAAAGCGAGAACCGTTGACACAAACTGATTACCATCACTGGTTCCAACCACAATCATTTGCATTGAATGTTTTGTTAAGAGCTCAATTT TTGTTTGTGCCTTCCGTTGGTGATGACCATTGGTGGTGCTATGCTGTCAATTGTCAATCAAGGGAATTGTTCATTTTGGATCCCCTTGGTCACAAAAGGCGGTccagaaaaaaaattgacaagGCTATA GTTGCCACTTTGCAAGAATTATTCAATATGATTGACATAGACTCAAACTATAAGGAGCAGGAATTGAACGTCATTGAAGAAGATTTGCCAGTGCAACCAAATAC GTATGATTGTGGTATGTTGGTGATTAAATATATGGAGTTATGGGACCACacaccaaaatttgatgggaaTAAAATACCTGATTATACAACg GATCAATTACAAGTTCTAAGAAAACAGATGGTTTGTGAGTGGACATTACACAAAGATAATGTTCATCGGAGTTTGGTATTGAAGAAATGCGGGATGGCTGATTAG